The nucleotide window AGCCTGGGTGCATGCATTAAAGGAGAAGGGGACGATGAAGAAGTCCATTTTGCAGACACGGTAAAAGGAAGCGACTGGGGATGCGATCAGAATGTAGCAAGAGCTTTTGTGAATACATCTCCCAAGGCTATCCGGCAGCTTGCTGCCTGGGGAGTACCCTGGTCAAGGGTCAGAGAGGGAGATCATGACGTGGTGATTAACGGTAAAAAAGTCACCATTACCGAAAAAGCAGAATCACACGGCCTGATTATGGCCCGGGATTTTGGCGGAACAAAGAAATGGCGAACCTGTTATACCTCTGACGGCGCAGGTCATACCATGCTTTATGCCATGGATAACAAAGCCATTCAGATGGGCATTCCGGTTCATGAAAGAAAAGAAGCCCTGGCCCTGATCCATGAAGACGGTGTATGTTATGGTGCCATTGTAAGAGATCTTATCACAGGTGAGTTGATCGCTTATGTAGCCAAGGCAACAACCGTTGCTACCGGCGGTTACGGAAGGCTTTATGCCATTACAACCAATGCGGTGATTTCCGAAGGCATTGGAAATGCCATTGCTCTTGAAACAGGCGTTGCAACTCTTGGAAATATGGAAGCTGTGCAGTTTCACCCTACTGCCATTGTACCGGTCGGGATTCTCACCACTGAAGGATGCCGGGGTGACGGCGGCCTGCTTCTGGACAAAGATGGATACAGGTTTATGCCGGATTATGAACCTGATAAAAAAGAGCTGGCCTCCAGGGACGTTGTGTCACGCAGAATGACGGAACATATGAGAAAAGGCAAAGGAGTGCCCTCTCGTTACGGTGATCATCTCTGGCTGGATATCCGTTTGCTGGGCCGTCCTCATATTGAAAAGAATTTAAGAGAAGTCAAAGAGATCTGTGAATACTTTTTAGGAATTGATCCGGTTGAAGAATTGATTCCGGTCAGACCCACACAGCATTATTCTATGGGCGGTATAAGAACCAAGCCGACAGGTGAAAGTCCGACTCTCAAGGGCCTTTTTTCCGCAGGTGAAGCAGCTTGCTGGGATATGCACGGATTTAACCGTCTGGGCGGAAATTCCGTTGCGGAAACCGTTGTGGCAGGAATGATTGTCGGGGAATATGTGGCTGATTACTGCGCTGCAAATTCATTGAATATCAGCACAACCACCATTGAGCATTTCATGAAACAGGAAGAAAAGAAAATTACAGAT belongs to Desulfobacula toluolica Tol2 and includes:
- a CDS encoding fumarate reductase flavoprotein subunit — encoded protein: MKVIYTDSLVIGGGLAGLRVAIASMQRGYDTIVLSLIPAKRSHSAAAQGGMQASLGACIKGEGDDEEVHFADTVKGSDWGCDQNVARAFVNTSPKAIRQLAAWGVPWSRVREGDHDVVINGKKVTITEKAESHGLIMARDFGGTKKWRTCYTSDGAGHTMLYAMDNKAIQMGIPVHERKEALALIHEDGVCYGAIVRDLITGELIAYVAKATTVATGGYGRLYAITTNAVISEGIGNAIALETGVATLGNMEAVQFHPTAIVPVGILTTEGCRGDGGLLLDKDGYRFMPDYEPDKKELASRDVVSRRMTEHMRKGKGVPSRYGDHLWLDIRLLGRPHIEKNLREVKEICEYFLGIDPVEELIPVRPTQHYSMGGIRTKPTGESPTLKGLFSAGEAACWDMHGFNRLGGNSVAETVVAGMIVGEYVADYCAANSLNISTTTIEHFMKQEEKKITDLLVRDFGENPFQLKAEMQKIMMDKVGIFRNGEDLEQAVEELKVLNQRAKNIALRNRISSSNPELVEAIRVPKMIKLAQCVAYGAMLRTESRGAHSREDYPERNDKEWLKRTLTTWKDESADLPEIEYEELDIMKMEMPPGSRGYGVDNTVHHPDTAKREQEIEEIKKANPGADRFELQKLLNPITIPEKFKGKNERIGRGFK